In Streptomyces sp. SN-593, a single genomic region encodes these proteins:
- a CDS encoding DUF397 domain-containing protein, whose translation MTGQGEGAQRHVAPRFRPDVAGTAVSWRKSSYSNHESNCVEVAELGDGTIGIRDSKDRNGPILTVDRTAMRAFVTGVVRGEFAVE comes from the coding sequence ATGACCGGTCAGGGCGAAGGTGCCCAGCGCCACGTTGCTCCGCGGTTCCGGCCGGACGTGGCCGGAACCGCGGTGAGTTGGCGGAAGAGTTCCTACAGCAACCACGAGAGCAATTGCGTCGAGGTGGCGGAGCTGGGCGACGGAACGATCGGGATCCGCGACTCCAAGGACAGGAACGGTCCGATCCTGACCGTGGACCGCACCGCGATGCGTGCGTTCGTGACCGGGGTCGTGCGCGGCGAGTTCGCCGTCGAGTAG
- a CDS encoding carbohydrate ABC transporter permease, which yields MRRRPNVLAGLGSLVWLFLVGLPLYVMLLATLRSRSDYAAHGPLALPRHVTLHNYTQDFSNGFGRYFLNTVLVTAAVVAVVVLLVPPLSYAIVRGRGRITAGVFRLFLLGLAVPAQAVIVPMFYVINRAGLYDNLAGVILPTAAFCLPVSALVLTGAMRDITPDLYEAMAMDGAPQWRVFVQLVLPLSKGGLSTIVVYSALQAWNGFLFPLVLTQSDSSKVVTLGLYDFQTEHGVDIPGLLAAVVLSMLPILIVYLFARRALVQGLMGVGGK from the coding sequence ATGAGGCGGCGCCCCAACGTCCTGGCCGGACTCGGCTCCCTGGTCTGGCTGTTCCTGGTCGGCCTGCCGCTGTACGTCATGCTGCTGGCCACGCTGCGCAGCCGCAGCGACTACGCGGCGCACGGCCCGCTGGCGCTGCCGCGGCACGTCACGCTGCACAACTACACGCAGGACTTCTCGAACGGCTTCGGCCGGTACTTCCTCAACACCGTGCTGGTGACCGCCGCGGTGGTGGCCGTCGTGGTGCTGCTGGTGCCGCCGCTGTCGTACGCGATCGTGCGCGGCCGCGGCCGGATCACCGCCGGCGTCTTCCGGCTGTTCCTGCTCGGCCTGGCGGTGCCGGCGCAGGCGGTCATCGTGCCGATGTTCTACGTCATCAACCGCGCCGGGCTCTACGACAACCTCGCCGGGGTGATCCTGCCGACCGCGGCGTTCTGCCTGCCGGTGAGCGCGCTGGTGCTGACCGGGGCGATGCGCGACATCACCCCCGACCTGTACGAGGCGATGGCGATGGACGGCGCACCGCAGTGGCGGGTCTTCGTGCAACTGGTGCTGCCGCTGTCCAAGGGCGGCCTGTCCACGATCGTGGTCTACTCCGCGCTCCAGGCGTGGAACGGCTTCCTCTTCCCGCTGGTGCTGACCCAGTCCGACTCCTCCAAGGTGGTCACACTGGGCCTGTACGACTTCCAGACCGAGCACGGCGTGGACATCCCCGGCCTGCTGGCCGCGGTGGTGCTGTCGATGCTGCCGATCCTCATCGTCTACCTGTTCGCCCGCCGTGCCCTGGTGCAGGGGCTGATGGGCGTCGGAGGAAAGTGA
- a CDS encoding helix-turn-helix domain-containing protein: protein MIFGETLRQRRQALGLTAEDVVRQIGHSASKISRMENGRHDFKEADLRRLLDVYGVHDQGERDLLLDLARAANERGWWDAWSDVSTKTLQTLVSLEDMAQRIRSYEIAQLPGLVQTAEYTRALIRANAPGKSEQEIERIIELRAMRQQRLMREPGKKLLCVLDEVTLVRPYGSREGMRRQLEHLISLADDPDIGFNLVELTKPNLPVQIGTTTIFDFADGQLPDIVYIERSGGGLYLQEEHEVDEHVKGFDRLMIASLGQRATVRRIQDHIKKFC from the coding sequence ATGATCTTCGGCGAGACGCTGAGGCAGCGCCGTCAGGCGCTCGGCCTCACCGCCGAGGACGTCGTGCGCCAGATCGGCCATTCCGCCTCGAAGATCAGCCGGATGGAGAACGGCCGGCACGACTTCAAGGAGGCCGACCTCCGGCGCCTGCTGGACGTCTACGGCGTGCACGACCAGGGGGAGCGCGACCTGCTGCTCGACCTCGCCCGCGCCGCCAACGAGCGCGGCTGGTGGGACGCGTGGAGCGACGTCTCCACCAAGACCCTCCAGACCCTGGTCAGTCTGGAGGACATGGCCCAGCGCATCCGCAGCTACGAGATCGCCCAGCTACCGGGCCTGGTGCAGACCGCCGAGTACACCCGCGCGCTGATCAGGGCCAACGCCCCGGGCAAGAGCGAGCAGGAGATCGAGCGGATCATCGAGCTGCGCGCGATGCGGCAGCAGCGGCTGATGCGCGAGCCCGGCAAGAAGCTGCTGTGCGTGCTGGACGAGGTGACCCTGGTCCGCCCGTACGGCTCCCGCGAGGGCATGCGCCGCCAGCTCGAACACCTGATATCCCTGGCCGACGACCCCGACATCGGCTTCAACCTGGTGGAGTTGACCAAGCCGAACCTGCCGGTGCAGATCGGCACCACGACGATCTTCGACTTCGCCGACGGCCAGCTCCCCGACATCGTCTACATCGAGCGCTCCGGCGGCGGCCTCTACCTCCAGGAGGAGCACGAGGTCGACGAGCACGTCAAGGGCTTCGACCGGCTGATGATCGCCTCGCTCGGCCAGCGCGCGACGGTCCGCCGCATCCAGGACCACATCAAGAAGTTCTGCTAG
- a CDS encoding ABC transporter substrate-binding protein, which translates to MMKRARFSRVAAGGVVLALGLSLAACGGTGSGAGSGRIHVLVYGDATNKVEKQIVATFNRTSKVKAVLDTIPGADYQQKLQTIITTKQAPDVFYNWGAGSIEPFVKAGLLMPLDGFIAKDPGLKSNFLPSVFNTAVIDGKPYGVPMRGTQPVLLFDNKKVLADAGLSEPRTWADLLADVKALKAAGKTPIALGGGDQWPTQMWFEYVYDRVAGPGLFEKALGGDTGVWASADSRRALALLKQLVDAGAFGSSYDSVKFTDGGSPALLATGKAAFELMGSWEYSTEQDADPGFTTSGLGYGPFPTVPDGKGDPHDVVGNTNNFYSVLKKTRYPDAVAQFLKLQYSDAFVKAHLAIGNLPTTTNTPKFLDTAANPAYLKYQFDLVRQAPSFQLSWDQAYPPSATTAIHTAVQEFFDGKTDADGFIKAMQSLPAS; encoded by the coding sequence ATGATGAAGCGCGCTCGGTTCTCGCGTGTCGCCGCCGGTGGCGTGGTGCTCGCACTCGGACTGTCCCTGGCGGCGTGCGGCGGCACCGGTTCGGGGGCCGGCTCCGGCCGCATCCACGTGCTGGTCTACGGCGACGCGACGAACAAGGTGGAGAAGCAGATCGTCGCCACCTTCAACCGGACCTCGAAGGTCAAGGCGGTGCTGGACACCATCCCCGGCGCGGACTACCAGCAGAAGCTCCAGACGATCATCACCACCAAGCAGGCGCCCGACGTCTTCTACAACTGGGGCGCCGGCAGCATCGAGCCCTTCGTCAAGGCCGGGCTGCTGATGCCGCTGGACGGCTTCATCGCCAAGGACCCGGGACTGAAGTCGAACTTCCTGCCGTCGGTGTTCAACACGGCCGTCATCGACGGCAAGCCGTACGGCGTCCCGATGCGCGGCACCCAGCCGGTGCTGCTCTTCGACAACAAGAAGGTGCTGGCCGACGCGGGGCTGTCGGAGCCGCGGACGTGGGCCGACCTGCTCGCCGACGTCAAGGCGCTCAAGGCCGCGGGCAAGACGCCGATCGCGCTGGGCGGCGGCGACCAGTGGCCGACGCAGATGTGGTTCGAGTACGTCTACGACCGCGTCGCGGGCCCCGGCCTGTTCGAGAAGGCGCTCGGCGGCGACACCGGTGTGTGGGCGAGCGCCGACAGCCGCAGGGCGCTGGCCCTGCTCAAGCAGCTCGTCGACGCGGGCGCGTTCGGCAGCTCCTACGACTCGGTGAAGTTCACCGACGGCGGTTCGCCCGCGCTGCTGGCCACCGGGAAGGCCGCGTTCGAGCTGATGGGTTCGTGGGAGTACTCCACCGAACAGGACGCCGACCCCGGCTTCACGACCAGCGGTCTGGGCTACGGCCCGTTCCCGACCGTGCCGGACGGCAAGGGCGACCCGCACGACGTGGTCGGCAACACCAACAACTTCTACTCGGTGCTCAAGAAGACCAGGTACCCGGACGCCGTCGCGCAGTTCCTCAAGCTCCAGTACTCCGACGCGTTCGTGAAGGCGCACCTGGCCATCGGCAACCTGCCGACCACCACCAACACACCAAAGTTCCTGGACACCGCGGCCAACCCCGCCTACCTGAAGTACCAGTTCGACCTGGTCCGGCAGGCACCGTCGTTCCAGCTCTCCTGGGACCAGGCGTACCCGCCCTCGGCGACCACCGCCATCCACACCGCCGTCCAGGAGTTCTTCGACGGCAAGACCGACGCCGACGGCTTCATCAAGGCCATGCAGTCCCTGCCGGCGTCCTGA
- a CDS encoding MmcQ/YjbR family DNA-binding protein: MATSARDGDGGRGDRPGASPDASPDAEGAPGAKGSPDPSADASPFPPVEPEALAELALDLPETTEENPFGPGADVYKVGGRIFAILSPDADPPSVSLKCDPALALHLRDRYAAVTPGYHLNKKHWNTVALDGSIPPDEIDDLLAHSYACVVAGLPKATRDRLALLTPAVTPPAP; this comes from the coding sequence ATGGCGACCAGCGCACGCGACGGTGACGGCGGCCGCGGCGACCGGCCGGGCGCGTCCCCGGACGCGTCCCCGGACGCGGAGGGGGCACCGGGTGCGAAGGGCTCCCCGGACCCGTCCGCCGACGCCTCCCCGTTCCCGCCGGTGGAGCCCGAAGCGCTCGCCGAACTCGCCCTGGACCTGCCGGAGACCACGGAGGAGAACCCGTTCGGCCCGGGCGCGGACGTCTACAAGGTCGGTGGACGGATCTTCGCGATCCTCAGCCCGGACGCCGACCCGCCGTCCGTCTCCCTCAAGTGCGACCCGGCCCTCGCGCTGCACCTGCGGGACCGCTACGCGGCCGTCACCCCCGGGTACCACCTGAACAAGAAGCACTGGAACACCGTGGCGCTCGACGGCAGCATCCCCCCGGACGAGATCGACGACCTGCTGGCGCACTCCTACGCCTGCGTGGTCGCCGGACTCCCGAAGGCCACCCGCGACCGCCTCGCCCTCCTGACCCCCGCCGTCACCCCGCCCGCGCCCTGA
- a CDS encoding SAM-dependent methyltransferase, protein MAEEEATFAEETGVSDRLRQDLPHSARMYDYYLGGKTNYAVDRTAAEDVIRRFPSIRTVAQINRAFVHRSARFLARERGILQFIDIGTGIPTQPNLHEVVQREVPQARIVYADNDPIVLVYADNLLSSSPQGATEYVEADVTDPQKLLAAVEAAGCLDFTQPVGLSLNAVLHFVTDAMDAYGVVRTLVDRLAPGSYLAISHCTPDFDPGAWAAITDIYTEGGTPLQVRSKAEVERFFEGLELVEPGVEVAHRWRPEAGEGPTLVTDAQSSLYAGVARKA, encoded by the coding sequence GTGGCCGAGGAAGAAGCGACGTTCGCCGAGGAGACCGGCGTTTCCGACCGGTTACGCCAGGACCTCCCGCACAGCGCGCGGATGTACGACTACTACCTGGGCGGCAAGACCAACTACGCGGTGGACCGGACCGCGGCCGAGGACGTGATCCGCCGGTTCCCCTCGATCCGGACCGTGGCCCAGATCAACCGCGCCTTCGTGCACCGCTCGGCGCGCTTCCTCGCCCGCGAGCGCGGGATACTCCAGTTCATCGACATCGGCACCGGTATCCCCACCCAGCCGAACCTGCACGAGGTCGTGCAGCGCGAGGTCCCGCAGGCGCGGATCGTCTACGCCGACAACGACCCGATCGTGCTGGTCTACGCCGACAACCTGCTGAGCAGTTCGCCGCAGGGCGCCACCGAGTACGTCGAGGCGGACGTCACCGACCCGCAGAAGCTGCTCGCCGCCGTGGAGGCGGCCGGCTGCCTGGACTTCACGCAGCCGGTCGGCCTGAGCCTGAACGCGGTGCTGCACTTCGTGACGGACGCGATGGACGCCTACGGTGTGGTGCGGACGCTGGTCGACCGGCTGGCGCCGGGTTCGTACCTGGCGATCTCCCACTGCACCCCGGACTTCGACCCCGGTGCCTGGGCGGCGATCACGGACATCTACACCGAGGGCGGCACCCCGTTGCAGGTCCGCTCGAAGGCCGAGGTGGAACGGTTCTTCGAGGGCCTGGAGCTGGTGGAGCCGGGCGTCGAGGTGGCCCACCGGTGGCGGCCGGAGGCCGGCGAGGGCCCCACCCTGGTCACCGACGCGCAGTCGTCGCTGTACGCGGGCGTGGCCCGCAAGGCCTGA
- a CDS encoding beta-glucanase, whose product MTVPQSAARPAPVVFAAPFTDRKAWAVGRSSAYPPDGRNPGDNKLDQIGPSYGPTAAGVFRARAAGGGLWHTDLVSTEYAPGGFELLPGDELSATCVVDDTPGAWPALWTWGRDGSSGRPQPGHGEVDAFEYHPTHPHMLELSNHVGGAGDNVDGLVTPGRPFRLDVLLGARSVRWQVDGRTVYDDGHGVGTRWRAWLVVCISVSAGAYGHSAPGPGVRELSWQCTDLEVRRPGAGQG is encoded by the coding sequence ATGACCGTCCCGCAGTCCGCAGCGCGTCCGGCGCCCGTCGTCTTCGCCGCCCCCTTCACCGACCGCAAGGCATGGGCGGTGGGCCGCTCCTCCGCGTACCCGCCCGACGGCCGCAACCCCGGTGACAACAAACTCGACCAGATCGGCCCCTCCTACGGGCCGACCGCCGCGGGGGTCTTCCGGGCCCGCGCCGCGGGCGGCGGGCTGTGGCACACCGACCTGGTCTCCACCGAGTACGCCCCCGGCGGCTTCGAACTGCTGCCCGGCGACGAGCTGTCGGCGACCTGCGTCGTGGACGACACCCCGGGCGCCTGGCCCGCGCTGTGGACGTGGGGACGGGACGGCTCCTCCGGGCGCCCGCAGCCCGGCCACGGAGAAGTGGACGCCTTCGAGTACCACCCGACCCATCCGCACATGCTCGAACTGAGCAACCACGTCGGCGGCGCCGGCGACAACGTCGACGGGCTGGTCACGCCCGGCCGCCCCTTCCGGCTCGACGTCCTGCTCGGCGCCCGCAGCGTCCGCTGGCAGGTCGACGGCCGGACCGTCTACGACGACGGGCACGGCGTCGGGACCCGGTGGCGCGCGTGGCTGGTGGTGTGCATCAGCGTCTCGGCGGGGGCCTACGGGCACTCGGCGCCGGGTCCGGGGGTGCGCGAGCTGAGCTGGCAGTGCACCGACCTGGAGGTCCGCCGCCCGGGCGCGGGCCAGGGCTGA
- a CDS encoding ATP-binding SpoIIE family protein phosphatase, which produces MGGARDNPAEHRDDDAELRQIEALNRLRANPSAGPDPAPGASDASPAPGSEAAAGPAPSGHPSGPPSTSRPQEPHDPHAGPGGPDALPPQDAPGTPRGPGGSGVRDAHGPADAPVEPAPAARTSPRHRDALLVDTGHTVADAQSLDEALKALTALRAPSFPLDGQAVFGIDGTFLTKLATLGFRAAGPERIFRMPLATGYPATEVVRTGRPVFLATADEYRRRFPVTYPLTAHKGRMSWAFLPLTASGRLSGVWLAAFRSPVAFTEDERTLLTVTARLLAQALERTRVGEAEIALSRGLRSSMGRAGPAIRGLSVATRYVPTGGGLMVGGDWFDSIELPSGRLALVIGDVQGHDVHAASLMTQLRTAVHAYAAEGHGPDAVLARASRFLTALDEDRFATCVYIEADPGTGLLQVARAGHPHPVLRLPDGTCMLKHVPGGLPLGLMPGGEDYPVTLMQLHEQEVLMLCTDGLIETGGYDMYSGWVRVRDAMSPGPGEDLEGMADRLIEAVSGPPHPGGRARPEPDLRHTDVRARNEDDIALLLVRRDSGAPLPDLRERRLVLAIEQGRGQDLSEARAELESLLHDWARPDQVDTAVLLASELVGNVLMHTDQSAALVAVVSGEPGRRTLTVEVTDRGDELPHQRAPGELASSGRGLVLLDLLADEWSVQPEAEGKTVWFSLSEDADPQDAA; this is translated from the coding sequence ATGGGCGGCGCACGCGACAACCCGGCTGAACACCGGGACGACGACGCCGAGCTCCGGCAGATCGAGGCGCTCAACCGGCTGCGGGCGAACCCTTCGGCCGGACCCGACCCGGCCCCCGGCGCTTCCGACGCCTCCCCCGCCCCCGGGTCGGAGGCCGCGGCCGGACCGGCCCCGTCCGGCCACCCGTCCGGACCCCCGTCGACGTCGCGGCCGCAGGAGCCGCACGATCCGCACGCCGGACCCGGCGGGCCGGATGCCCTCCCCCCGCAGGACGCGCCGGGCACCCCGCGCGGTCCGGGCGGGTCCGGGGTCCGCGACGCGCACGGGCCCGCCGACGCGCCGGTGGAGCCGGCGCCCGCCGCCCGTACCAGCCCCCGGCACCGCGACGCCCTCCTCGTGGACACCGGCCACACCGTCGCCGACGCGCAGTCCCTGGACGAGGCGCTCAAGGCGCTCACCGCCCTGCGCGCGCCGAGCTTCCCCCTCGACGGGCAGGCCGTCTTCGGCATCGACGGCACCTTCCTCACCAAGCTCGCCACGCTCGGCTTCCGCGCGGCCGGCCCCGAGCGGATCTTCCGGATGCCGCTGGCCACCGGGTACCCGGCCACCGAGGTGGTCCGCACCGGGCGCCCGGTCTTCCTGGCCACGGCCGACGAGTACCGGCGCCGGTTCCCCGTCACCTACCCGCTCACCGCGCACAAGGGCCGCATGTCGTGGGCGTTCCTGCCGCTGACGGCCTCCGGCCGGCTGAGCGGGGTGTGGCTGGCGGCCTTCCGTTCGCCGGTGGCCTTCACCGAGGACGAGCGGACCCTGCTGACGGTCACCGCGCGGCTGCTGGCGCAGGCCCTGGAACGCACCCGCGTCGGCGAGGCGGAGATCGCGCTCTCCCGCGGACTGCGCAGCAGCATGGGCCGCGCCGGGCCGGCGATCCGGGGGCTGAGCGTGGCCACCCGCTACGTGCCCACCGGTGGCGGCCTGATGGTGGGCGGCGACTGGTTCGACAGCATCGAGCTGCCCAGCGGCCGGCTCGCCCTGGTCATCGGCGACGTGCAGGGCCACGACGTGCACGCGGCGAGCCTGATGACGCAGTTGCGCACCGCCGTGCACGCCTACGCCGCCGAGGGGCACGGGCCGGACGCGGTCCTCGCGCGGGCCTCGCGCTTCCTGACCGCCCTGGACGAGGACCGCTTCGCGACCTGCGTCTACATCGAGGCCGACCCCGGGACCGGGCTGCTCCAGGTGGCGCGCGCCGGGCACCCGCACCCCGTCCTGCGGCTGCCGGACGGCACCTGCATGCTCAAGCACGTCCCCGGCGGCCTGCCGCTCGGCCTGATGCCGGGCGGCGAGGACTATCCGGTGACGCTCATGCAGCTACACGAGCAGGAAGTGCTGATGCTCTGCACGGACGGCCTGATCGAGACCGGCGGGTACGACATGTACAGCGGGTGGGTGCGGGTGCGCGACGCGATGTCGCCGGGGCCGGGCGAGGACCTGGAGGGCATGGCCGACCGCCTGATCGAGGCGGTGAGCGGCCCGCCGCACCCGGGCGGCCGCGCGCGCCCCGAGCCGGACCTGCGCCACACGGACGTCCGGGCGCGCAACGAGGACGACATCGCACTGCTGCTGGTGCGCCGGGACTCCGGCGCGCCGCTTCCGGACCTGCGCGAGCGGCGCCTGGTGCTGGCCATCGAGCAGGGCCGGGGTCAGGACCTGTCCGAGGCCCGCGCCGAACTGGAGTCGCTGCTGCACGACTGGGCCCGGCCGGACCAGGTGGACACCGCGGTGCTGCTCGCCTCGGAGCTGGTCGGCAACGTCCTGATGCACACCGACCAGTCCGCCGCGCTCGTGGCCGTGGTGTCCGGGGAGCCGGGCCGGCGCACCCTCACCGTCGAGGTCACCGACCGCGGGGACGAACTGCCCCACCAGCGGGCCCCGGGCGAGCTGGCCTCCTCCGGGCGCGGCCTGGTGCTGCTCGACCTGCTCGCCGACGAGTGGAGCGTGCAGCCCGAGGCCGAGGGGAAGACGGTGTGGTTCTCGCTCAGCGAGGACGCCGATCCGCAGGACGCCGCCTGA
- a CDS encoding carbohydrate ABC transporter permease: MTTTSTAPPPAARGGRAGRPLRRPARRSGAAVTRPGFGWAVPATLFFALFAVLPLVLVAVLSFTDWDGLGAPRFAGLANWRALLHDPTMIRSLWLSVLITVLGVAVQTPLSILLGVWAAGRQRNRAVLSAVFFVPLLLSATAVSVLWRAVLDPNFGVPAQARWLFGDGNLLGMRSGAIGVLVFVGAWQYTPFHTLIYQGAARAIPEVLYQAAQIDGAGTVRQFFHITLPQLRNTMITSMILMVVGGLTTFDTVLILTQGGPGTDTTISAYYMYERAFKSFDFGGGSAIALVLVLVATVISLVVVRVSGYDRMRGSTEGL, from the coding sequence ATGACCACGACCTCGACCGCGCCGCCGCCGGCCGCGCGCGGCGGGCGGGCCGGGCGGCCCCTCCGCCGCCCGGCCCGGCGCTCCGGCGCGGCGGTGACCCGCCCGGGCTTCGGCTGGGCGGTCCCCGCCACCTTGTTCTTCGCGCTGTTCGCGGTGCTGCCCCTGGTCCTGGTGGCGGTGCTCTCCTTCACCGACTGGGACGGCCTGGGCGCGCCGCGGTTCGCCGGACTGGCCAACTGGCGGGCGCTGCTGCACGACCCCACCATGATCAGGAGCCTGTGGCTGAGCGTGCTGATCACCGTGCTCGGCGTCGCCGTGCAGACCCCGCTGAGCATCCTGCTCGGGGTCTGGGCGGCCGGCCGGCAGCGCAACCGCGCGGTGCTGTCCGCGGTGTTCTTCGTGCCGCTGCTGCTGTCGGCCACCGCGGTGTCCGTGCTGTGGCGGGCGGTGCTCGACCCGAACTTCGGGGTGCCAGCGCAGGCGCGCTGGCTGTTCGGCGACGGCAACCTGCTGGGCATGCGCTCGGGCGCGATCGGCGTGCTGGTCTTCGTCGGGGCCTGGCAGTACACGCCCTTCCACACCCTGATCTACCAGGGCGCGGCCCGCGCGATCCCCGAGGTCCTCTACCAGGCCGCGCAGATCGACGGCGCGGGCACCGTACGGCAGTTCTTCCACATCACGCTGCCGCAACTGCGCAACACCATGATCACGTCGATGATCCTGATGGTCGTCGGCGGCCTGACCACCTTCGACACGGTGCTGATCCTCACCCAGGGCGGCCCCGGCACCGACACCACGATCAGCGCCTACTACATGTACGAACGGGCTTTCAAGAGCTTCGACTTCGGCGGCGGCTCGGCCATCGCGCTGGTCCTGGTGCTGGTCGCCACGGTCATCTCGCTGGTCGTGGTGCGGGTGTCCGGCTACGACCGGATGCGCGGCAGCACGGAGGGACTGTGA